One Streptomyces mobaraensis NBRC 13819 = DSM 40847 DNA segment encodes these proteins:
- a CDS encoding sensor histidine kinase, with product MPRESWTAWPAREALSQAGVPRRRQVLKWIVRAVLVGLFFASVVREDVLRGWEYAVVAAGFAVCGAAIWRCFTTTLDRRLWASIGLLAVPVVAGAPAEWAGTHVTAAGLWCVAAVVAVERLPLGPGLGLAAVPLGAYVLTTRDSWAGTTATVAVVLLTGYSLRLDEEARGAGFRMLAQERAARRAEAETAALNERARIAREIHDVLAHSLSAQLVHLEAARLLVESGAERDQVLERIVSARGMAREGLAETRQALSALRGEMTRPEEFLRDLAAAQGAGLRVTGEPRPLPAEAGLAVRRVAQEALTNVRKHAPGARVDMEFSYLEGEVELAVHDGGARGKNTELAGSGAGYGLLGMRERAELLGGSLEAGPVGQGREGFLVRLKVPA from the coding sequence GTGCCCAGGGAGAGCTGGACCGCGTGGCCCGCCCGGGAGGCGCTCTCCCAGGCCGGGGTGCCGCGCCGTCGCCAGGTGCTGAAGTGGATCGTGCGAGCCGTGCTGGTCGGGCTGTTCTTCGCCAGCGTGGTGCGGGAGGACGTGCTCCGCGGGTGGGAGTACGCGGTGGTGGCCGCGGGGTTCGCGGTGTGCGGCGCCGCGATCTGGCGGTGCTTCACCACGACGCTCGACCGGCGGCTGTGGGCCTCGATCGGTCTGTTGGCGGTGCCGGTCGTGGCAGGGGCCCCGGCCGAGTGGGCGGGGACGCATGTCACCGCCGCCGGGCTGTGGTGCGTCGCCGCCGTCGTCGCGGTGGAGCGGCTGCCGCTCGGGCCCGGGCTGGGGCTGGCGGCGGTCCCGCTCGGCGCCTACGTCCTGACGACGCGGGACTCCTGGGCGGGAACGACGGCGACGGTGGCCGTGGTGCTGCTCACCGGGTACTCGCTGCGGCTGGACGAGGAGGCGCGGGGGGCCGGGTTCCGGATGCTGGCCCAGGAGCGGGCCGCGCGCCGAGCGGAGGCGGAGACGGCGGCGCTGAACGAGCGGGCGCGGATCGCACGGGAGATCCATGACGTCCTCGCGCACAGTCTCTCGGCCCAGCTGGTCCACCTGGAGGCCGCGCGGCTGCTGGTCGAGAGCGGCGCGGAACGCGACCAGGTCCTCGAACGGATCGTGTCGGCGCGGGGGATGGCCAGGGAGGGGCTGGCCGAGACCCGGCAGGCGCTGTCCGCGCTGCGGGGGGAGATGACACGGCCGGAGGAGTTCCTGCGGGACCTCGCGGCCGCGCAGGGGGCCGGGCTGCGGGTGACCGGCGAGCCGCGTCCGCTTCCGGCCGAGGCCGGGCTGGCGGTGCGACGGGTCGCGCAGGAGGCGCTCACCAATGTGCGCAAGCACGCTCCGGGGGCGCGGGTGGACATGGAGTTCTCCTATTTGGAGGGAGAAGTGGAGCTGGCGGTTCATGACGGTGGGGCGCGGGGGAAGAACACCGAGCTGGCCGGCTCCGGCGCCGGGTACGGGCTGCTCGGCATGCGGGAGCGGGCCGAGCTGCTGGGGGGCAGTCTTGAGGCCGGTCCGGTGGGTCAGGGGCGCGAGGGCTTCCTGGTGCGCCTGAAGGTGCCGGCGTGA
- a CDS encoding response regulator transcription factor, with product MSGAGEAERSPARVLVVDDQTVVREGIVILLGLLPGIEVIGSAADGLEAVRLVAEHAPDVVLMDLRMPRCDGVEATRRIRADHPDTQVVVLTTFGDDDSLFPALQAGARGYLTKDAGGEEIVRAIEDVRSGEAGLSPQVQRRLLERLAAAPAKASGPYGSSAPAPTAASSASSVSSGPSADRRAAGAGGTAEALPDGLTAREAEVLALVAEGLSNTEIARRLHVSTATVKTHINNLFAKTGVRDRAQAVRYAFHHGIAGPLGPGPRG from the coding sequence GTGAGCGGAGCGGGTGAGGCGGAGCGGTCGCCGGCGCGGGTCCTGGTGGTGGACGACCAGACCGTGGTGCGGGAGGGGATCGTGATTCTGTTGGGGTTGCTGCCCGGCATCGAGGTCATCGGGTCGGCCGCCGACGGGCTGGAGGCCGTGCGGCTCGTCGCCGAGCACGCCCCGGATGTGGTGCTGATGGACCTGCGCATGCCGCGCTGCGACGGTGTCGAGGCCACCCGGCGTATCCGCGCGGACCATCCGGACACCCAGGTCGTGGTGCTCACCACCTTCGGAGACGACGACTCGCTCTTCCCCGCGCTCCAGGCCGGGGCGCGGGGGTATCTCACCAAGGACGCGGGAGGGGAGGAGATCGTCCGGGCGATCGAGGACGTGAGGTCGGGGGAGGCGGGGCTCTCCCCGCAGGTGCAGCGGAGGCTGCTGGAGCGGCTGGCGGCGGCGCCCGCCAAGGCGTCAGGGCCGTACGGCTCGTCGGCGCCGGCGCCGACGGCGGCGTCATCGGCGTCGTCGGTGTCGTCCGGTCCGTCCGCCGATCGCCGGGCGGCGGGGGCCGGGGGGACTGCGGAGGCGCTGCCCGACGGGCTGACCGCGCGTGAGGCGGAGGTGCTGGCGCTGGTCGCGGAGGGGCTGTCCAACACGGAGATCGCCCGGCGGCTGCACGTCAGCACGGCCACGGTGAAGACCCACATCAACAACCTCTTCGCCAAGACGGGGGTACGGGACCGGGCGCAGGCCGTCCGGTACGCGTTCCACCACGGCATCGCGGGGCCTCTCGGGCCGGGGCCCCGGGGATGA
- a CDS encoding response regulator, with translation MFEVLVVDDDFRVAEVNAAYVERVPGFRVRATAHNAAQAMAVLEREHVDLMLLDHSLPDETGLSLMGRVRQSGHPTDVIMVTAARDIATVRTAIRYGALQYLVKPFSFPGLRAKLEAYARLRLALDGTEEAEQEQVDRIFSTLRTAAAAPPLPKGQSAPTAELIRRVLRDAAHPLSAHEVAARAGLSRSTAQRYLKRLETSGRLSLTLRYGSTGRPEHRYTWSGR, from the coding sequence ATGTTCGAAGTCCTCGTCGTGGACGACGACTTCCGTGTGGCGGAGGTCAACGCGGCGTATGTGGAACGGGTTCCGGGCTTCCGCGTACGGGCCACCGCCCACAACGCGGCCCAGGCCATGGCCGTTCTGGAACGCGAGCACGTCGACCTGATGCTGCTCGACCACTCCCTGCCGGACGAGACGGGCCTGTCGCTCATGGGCCGCGTCCGGCAGTCGGGGCATCCGACGGACGTCATCATGGTGACCGCGGCCCGGGACATCGCCACCGTCCGCACGGCCATCCGCTACGGAGCCCTGCAGTACCTCGTCAAACCGTTCTCCTTCCCCGGTCTGCGGGCGAAGCTGGAGGCGTACGCCCGGCTGCGCCTGGCCCTCGACGGCACGGAGGAGGCCGAGCAGGAACAGGTGGACCGGATCTTCTCCACCCTGCGGACGGCCGCCGCCGCACCGCCGTTGCCCAAGGGGCAGTCCGCCCCGACGGCGGAGCTGATCCGCCGGGTGCTCCGCGACGCCGCGCATCCGCTGTCCGCCCACGAGGTCGCGGCGCGCGCCGGACTGAGCCGCTCCACCGCCCAGCGCTACCTCAAGCGCCTGGAGACGTCCGGCCGGCTGAGCCTGACCCTGCGCTACGGCTCCACGGGCCGCCCCGAACACCGCTACACCTGGTCCGGCCGCTGA
- a CDS encoding sucrase ferredoxin gives MSTCATASRLLTEPLAGTAVTAPTWLLIEQPGPWGAKALTGSRLDSAVGRALEQAAAGTDVRVALIRRPGRHADCRPPAGRRIFVAHTAPGRSWIRTTELDDPARLLDLDFAALGAGHHGGLWEPYTGDPLALVCTNGKRDRCCALLGRPLAAELTAAGGTGVWEVTHIGGHRFAPTLFVLPFGYAYGRATAHGVKEVLEAAREGHVVTANCRGRSAWDRPAQAAELAVRALTGETDADALTVAATTGSAPRHEVTVAHADGRSWRVLVERGAAEPPRPESCGRALGSPARMDVVAVVPLS, from the coding sequence GTGAGCACGTGCGCCACCGCCTCCCGACTGCTGACCGAGCCCCTGGCCGGCACCGCCGTCACCGCCCCCACCTGGCTGCTGATCGAACAGCCCGGCCCCTGGGGAGCCAAGGCACTCACCGGCAGCCGCCTCGACTCCGCCGTCGGCCGGGCCCTGGAGCAGGCGGCCGCGGGCACGGACGTACGGGTCGCCCTCATCCGCCGCCCCGGGCGGCACGCGGACTGCCGCCCGCCGGCCGGCCGCCGGATCTTCGTCGCGCACACGGCACCCGGCCGCTCCTGGATCCGCACCACGGAACTCGACGACCCGGCCCGCCTCCTGGACCTGGACTTCGCCGCACTCGGCGCCGGACACCACGGCGGGCTGTGGGAGCCGTACACCGGCGATCCGCTCGCCCTGGTGTGCACCAACGGCAAGCGCGACCGCTGCTGCGCCCTGCTGGGCCGTCCGCTCGCGGCGGAGCTGACGGCCGCCGGGGGCACCGGGGTCTGGGAGGTCACTCACATCGGCGGCCACCGCTTCGCGCCGACCCTCTTCGTGCTGCCCTTCGGCTACGCGTACGGCCGGGCCACCGCGCACGGAGTGAAGGAAGTGCTGGAGGCCGCGCGCGAGGGCCATGTGGTGACCGCGAACTGCCGCGGCCGGTCCGCCTGGGACCGCCCCGCCCAGGCCGCCGAACTGGCCGTCCGCGCCCTGACCGGCGAGACGGACGCGGACGCCCTCACCGTGGCCGCCACCACCGGCTCCGCCCCTCGCCACGAGGTGACCGTGGCCCATGCCGACGGCCGGTCCTGGCGGGTCCTCGTCGAGCGGGGAGCCGCCGAGCCACCCCGCCCCGAGAGCTGCGGCCGGGCCCTCGGCTCACCGGCCCGCATGGACGTCGTCGCCGTCGTCCCGCTCAGCTGA
- a CDS encoding CobW family GTP-binding protein: MARRQIPVIVLAGFLGSGKTTLLNHLLAHSGGSRIGVVVNDFGSIEIDALSVAGQVDSMVSLGNGCLCCAVDTSELDGFLERLARPAARIDVIVIEASGLAEPEELVRMILASDNESIVYGGLVEVVDAAEFGRTRERHPELDRHLGIADLVVLNKTDRVTDAEREDLEAVLAGLAPGTPVVASSHGRVDPELLFDRKPREDRLEAIRQLSFEDLAHEERDHAHDGHEGHLHAAYESVEFVSDDPLHPRRFMEFLDRRPEGLYRIKGFVYFGVPGHRQKFALHAVGDFLRMYRSPWARSERRLTQLVMIGSGIDGSALRAGLEVCRNEAPQDADDHSMWGVLRYTQG; encoded by the coding sequence GTGGCCAGACGACAGATCCCCGTCATCGTGCTCGCGGGCTTCCTCGGCTCGGGCAAGACGACGCTGCTCAACCACCTGCTGGCACACAGCGGGGGCAGCCGGATCGGTGTGGTGGTCAATGACTTCGGCAGCATCGAGATCGATGCCCTGAGCGTGGCCGGCCAGGTGGACTCCATGGTGTCGCTCGGCAACGGCTGCCTCTGCTGCGCGGTCGACACCAGCGAGCTGGACGGCTTCCTGGAGCGGCTGGCCCGCCCGGCGGCCAGGATCGACGTCATCGTGATCGAGGCCAGCGGACTGGCCGAGCCGGAGGAACTGGTCCGGATGATCCTGGCCAGCGACAACGAGAGCATCGTCTACGGCGGTCTGGTCGAGGTGGTGGACGCCGCCGAGTTCGGCCGGACCCGTGAGCGGCACCCCGAGCTCGACCGGCACCTGGGCATCGCGGACCTGGTGGTGCTCAACAAGACGGACCGGGTGACCGACGCGGAGCGGGAGGACCTCGAGGCGGTTCTCGCCGGACTGGCGCCCGGCACCCCCGTCGTCGCCTCCTCGCACGGCCGGGTCGACCCCGAGCTGCTCTTCGACCGCAAGCCGCGCGAGGACCGCCTGGAGGCGATCCGGCAGCTCTCCTTCGAGGACCTGGCCCACGAGGAGCGCGACCACGCGCACGACGGGCACGAGGGGCATCTGCACGCGGCGTACGAGAGCGTCGAGTTCGTCTCCGACGACCCCCTGCACCCCCGCCGCTTCATGGAGTTCCTGGACCGCAGACCGGAAGGGCTCTACCGGATCAAGGGATTCGTCTACTTCGGGGTGCCCGGGCACCGGCAGAAGTTCGCCCTGCACGCGGTGGGGGACTTCCTGCGCATGTACCGCTCGCCCTGGGCGCGGTCGGAACGCCGCCTCACCCAGCTCGTCATGATCGGCAGCGGCATCGACGGGAGCGCCCTGCGGGCCGGCCTGGAAGTCTGCCGCAACGAGGCGCCGCAGGACGCCGACGACCACAGCATGTGGGGCGTCCTGCGGTACACCCAGGGCTGA
- a CDS encoding DNA topoisomerase (ATP-hydrolyzing) subunit A yields the protein MARRSTKTPPPEEFEERILDIDVVDEMQGSFLEYAYSVIYSRALPDARDGLKPVQRRILFQMNEMGLRPERGYVKCARVVGEVMGKLHPHGDASIYDALVRMAQPFSMRVPLVDGHGNFGSLGNDDPPAAMRYTEARMASATSLMTESIDEDTVDFAANYDGSEQEPVALPAAYPNLLVNGTTGIAVGMATNMPPHNLGEVIAAARHLIRHPNADLDTLMKYVPGPDLPTGGRIVGLNGIRDAYETGRGTFKIRATVSVENVTARRKGLVVTELPFAVGPEKVISKIKDLVGAKKLQGIADVKDLTDRAHGLRLVIEIKNGFNPEAVLEQLYKLTPMEESFGINNVALVDGQPLTLGLKELLEVYVDHRFEVVRRRSEFRRGKRRDRLHLVEGLLVALVDIDEVIRIIRSSDNAAAAKASLVERFSLSEVQTQYILDTPLRRLTKFDRIELEDERTKLTSEIEELTKILESDAELRKLVSSELADVAKKFGTDRRTVLLESAGAPASAVPLQVADDPCRVLLSSTGLLARTATGEPFAPGAGETKRVKHDVIVSAVPATALGEVGVVTSAGRLLRLRVIDLPQLPETAAAPNLAGGAPLSEFLSLADDERVVCLTTLDESSPGLAIGTEQGVVKRVVPDYPANKDELEVISLKAGDRVVGAAELRTGDEDLVFITDDAQLLRYQAGQVRPQGRPAGGMAGVKLSSGAKVISFTAVDPAEDAVVFTVAGAAGGLPGAASEGTAKLTPFDQYPRKGRATGGVRCQRFLKGEDCLVLAWAGAAPARAATANGTPAVLPEPDPRRDGSGTPLAKPVAVVAGPV from the coding sequence ATGGCCCGCCGCAGCACGAAGACCCCGCCGCCGGAAGAGTTCGAGGAGCGCATCCTCGACATCGACGTCGTCGACGAGATGCAGGGCTCCTTCCTCGAGTACGCCTACTCCGTCATCTACTCCCGCGCCCTGCCCGACGCCCGCGACGGCCTCAAGCCGGTGCAGCGCCGCATCCTCTTCCAGATGAACGAGATGGGCCTCCGGCCCGAACGCGGCTACGTGAAGTGCGCGCGCGTGGTCGGCGAGGTGATGGGCAAGCTGCACCCGCACGGTGACGCCTCCATCTACGACGCGCTGGTGCGCATGGCGCAGCCGTTCTCCATGCGCGTGCCGCTGGTCGACGGCCACGGCAACTTCGGCTCGCTGGGCAACGACGACCCGCCGGCCGCCATGCGGTACACCGAGGCCCGGATGGCGTCCGCGACCTCGCTGATGACGGAGTCGATCGACGAGGACACCGTCGACTTCGCCGCCAACTACGACGGCAGCGAGCAGGAGCCGGTCGCCCTCCCGGCCGCCTACCCGAACCTGCTGGTCAACGGCACCACGGGCATCGCGGTCGGCATGGCGACGAACATGCCTCCGCACAACCTGGGCGAGGTGATCGCCGCCGCCCGGCACCTGATCCGGCACCCGAACGCCGACCTCGACACCCTGATGAAGTACGTCCCCGGTCCCGACCTGCCCACGGGCGGCCGAATCGTCGGGCTGAACGGCATCCGGGACGCGTACGAGACGGGCCGCGGCACCTTCAAGATCCGCGCCACCGTCTCCGTCGAGAACGTGACGGCCCGCCGCAAGGGCCTGGTGGTGACCGAGCTGCCGTTCGCGGTCGGCCCGGAGAAGGTCATCTCCAAGATCAAGGACCTGGTCGGGGCGAAGAAGCTCCAGGGCATCGCCGATGTGAAGGACCTCACGGACCGGGCGCACGGCCTGCGGCTGGTCATCGAGATCAAGAACGGCTTCAACCCCGAGGCCGTGCTGGAGCAGCTCTACAAGCTGACCCCGATGGAGGAGTCCTTCGGCATCAACAACGTCGCGCTGGTGGACGGCCAGCCGCTGACGCTGGGTCTGAAGGAGCTGCTGGAGGTCTACGTCGACCACCGCTTCGAGGTGGTCCGGCGGCGCAGCGAGTTCCGCCGCGGCAAGCGGCGCGACCGGCTTCACCTGGTCGAGGGCCTGCTGGTGGCGCTCGTTGACATCGACGAGGTCATCAGAATCATCCGATCGAGCGACAATGCCGCGGCGGCGAAGGCATCACTCGTCGAGCGCTTCTCCCTCTCCGAGGTGCAGACGCAGTACATCCTCGACACCCCGCTGCGCCGGCTGACCAAGTTCGACCGGATCGAGCTGGAGGACGAGCGGACCAAGCTGACCTCGGAGATCGAGGAGCTGACGAAGATCCTCGAATCCGACGCCGAGCTGCGCAAGCTGGTCTCCTCCGAACTGGCCGACGTCGCCAAGAAGTTCGGCACCGACCGGCGCACGGTCCTGCTGGAGTCGGCGGGCGCCCCGGCGTCGGCCGTCCCGCTCCAGGTCGCCGACGACCCGTGCCGGGTGCTGCTCTCCTCGACGGGCCTGCTGGCCCGCACCGCCACCGGCGAGCCGTTCGCGCCCGGCGCGGGCGAGACCAAGCGCGTGAAGCATGATGTGATCGTCTCGGCGGTGCCCGCCACCGCGCTGGGCGAGGTCGGCGTGGTCACCTCGGCCGGGCGGCTGCTGCGGCTGCGGGTGATCGACCTGCCCCAGCTGCCGGAGACGGCCGCGGCGCCCAACCTGGCCGGCGGCGCGCCCCTGTCGGAGTTCCTGTCGCTGGCCGACGACGAGCGGGTGGTCTGCCTGACCACGCTGGACGAGTCCTCGCCCGGCCTCGCCATCGGCACCGAGCAGGGCGTCGTCAAGCGCGTGGTCCCCGACTACCCGGCCAACAAGGACGAGCTGGAGGTCATCTCCCTCAAGGCCGGCGACCGCGTCGTGGGCGCGGCCGAGCTGCGGACCGGCGACGAGGATCTGGTCTTCATCACCGACGACGCCCAGCTGCTGCGCTACCAGGCCGGGCAGGTGCGGCCGCAGGGCCGGCCCGCGGGCGGCATGGCGGGCGTCAAGCTGTCCTCCGGGGCGAAGGTGATCTCCTTCACCGCCGTCGACCCGGCGGAGGACGCGGTGGTCTTCACGGTGGCCGGGGCCGCGGGCGGACTGCCCGGCGCGGCCTCCGAGGGGACGGCGAAGCTGACGCCGTTCGACCAGTACCCGCGCAAGGGCCGGGCCACCGGCGGCGTGCGCTGCCAGCGGTTCCTCAAGGGCGAGGACTGCCTGGTCCTGGCCTGGGCGGGCGCCGCCCCGGCCCGCGCCGCGACGGCCAACGGGACGCCCGCGGTCCTGCCGGAGCCCGACCCGCGCCGCGACGGCTCGGGTACGCCGCTGGCCAAGCCGGTGGCGGTGGTGGCCGGACCGGTGTGA
- a CDS encoding M16 family metallopeptidase, whose amino-acid sequence MGHTAAQQAGTGGLTATEHRLANGLRVVLSEDHLTPVAAVCLWYDVGSRHEVKGRTGLAHLFEHLMFQGSAQVKGNGHFELVQGAGGSLNGTTSFERTNYFETMPAHQLELALWLEADRMGSLLTALDDESMENQRDVVKNERRQRYDNVPYGTAFERLTAMVYPEGHPYHHTPIGSMADLDATSLEDAREFFRTYYAPGNAVLAVVGDIDPERTLAWIEKYFGSIPAHDRKQPPRDGALPDVIGEQLRQVVREEVPSRALMAAYRLPHDGTREADAADLALTVLGGGESSRLHNRLVRHDRTAVAAGFGMLRLAGAPSLGWLDVKASAGAEVADIEAAVDEELARFALEGPTAQEMERAQAQLEREWLDRLATVSGRADELCRFAVLFGDPQLALTAVQRVLEVTPEEVRAVAQARLRPDNRAVLVYEPTGPQTAGSEESGATEGAMAQEADVQEQETAQ is encoded by the coding sequence ATGGGTCACACGGCCGCGCAACAGGCCGGCACCGGCGGCCTGACAGCGACCGAGCACCGCCTGGCCAACGGCTTGCGAGTGGTGCTCTCGGAGGACCACCTGACCCCGGTCGCGGCAGTCTGCCTCTGGTACGACGTCGGCTCGCGCCACGAGGTCAAGGGCCGCACCGGCCTCGCCCACCTCTTCGAGCACCTGATGTTCCAGGGCTCGGCGCAGGTGAAGGGCAACGGCCATTTCGAGCTGGTGCAGGGCGCCGGCGGTTCGCTCAACGGCACCACCAGCTTCGAGCGGACCAACTACTTCGAGACCATGCCCGCCCACCAGCTGGAGCTGGCGCTGTGGCTGGAAGCCGACCGGATGGGCTCGCTGCTCACCGCGCTCGACGACGAGTCCATGGAGAACCAGCGCGACGTCGTCAAGAACGAGCGCCGCCAGCGGTACGACAACGTGCCCTACGGCACCGCGTTCGAGCGGCTGACGGCGATGGTCTACCCCGAGGGCCACCCCTACCACCACACGCCCATCGGCTCGATGGCCGACCTGGACGCCACCTCCCTGGAGGACGCGCGGGAGTTCTTCCGCACGTACTACGCGCCCGGCAACGCCGTCCTCGCCGTGGTCGGCGACATCGACCCCGAGCGGACGCTGGCCTGGATCGAGAAGTACTTCGGGTCCATCCCCGCCCACGACCGCAAGCAGCCGCCGCGCGACGGCGCCCTGCCCGACGTCATCGGCGAGCAGCTCCGCCAGGTGGTCCGCGAGGAGGTGCCCTCGCGCGCCCTGATGGCCGCCTACCGGCTCCCGCACGACGGCACCCGGGAGGCGGACGCCGCCGACCTGGCGCTGACCGTCCTCGGCGGCGGCGAGTCGTCGCGGCTGCACAACCGCCTGGTCCGGCACGACCGCACCGCGGTCGCGGCGGGCTTCGGCATGCTGCGCCTGGCGGGCGCCCCCTCGCTGGGCTGGCTGGACGTCAAGGCGTCCGCCGGCGCCGAGGTGGCCGACATCGAGGCGGCCGTCGACGAGGAGCTGGCCCGCTTCGCCCTGGAGGGCCCCACCGCCCAGGAGATGGAGCGCGCCCAGGCCCAGCTGGAGCGCGAATGGCTGGACCGGCTGGCCACCGTCAGCGGCCGCGCCGACGAACTCTGCCGCTTCGCCGTCCTCTTCGGCGACCCGCAGCTCGCCCTCACCGCGGTCCAGCGGGTCCTGGAGGTCACGCCGGAGGAGGTGCGGGCCGTCGCCCAGGCGCGGCTGCGCCCCGACAACCGCGCGGTGCTCGTCTACGAGCCGACCGGGCCCCAGACCGCGGGCTCCGAAGAGAGCGGCGCCACCGAGGGCGCCATGGCGCAGGAAGCCGACGTACAGGAACAGGAGACGGCCCAGTGA
- a CDS encoding M16 family metallopeptidase, whose protein sequence is MQFHPQPRPGTATPWNFPAPGRDRLPNGLTVLRCHRPGQQVVAVEVSLAAPLEAEPAGLDGVATIMARAFSEGTDKLSAEDFTAELERCGATLDAHADHPGVRLSLEVPASRLTKALGLLADALRAPAFPDNEIERLVRNRLDEIPHELANPARRAAMALSAELFPADSRMSRPRQGTEETVERIDAASVRAFYEAHVRPATATAVVVGDLTGVDLDQALADTLGAWTGSPAEPRPVPPVSADDTGRVVIVDRPGAVQTQLLIGRVGADRHASVWPAQVLGTYCLGGTLTSRLDRVLREEKGYTYGVRSFGQVLRSAPDGTGAAMLAISGSVDTPNTGPALADLWTVLRTLAAEGLTDAERDVAVQNLVGVAPLKYETAAAVAGTLADQVEQYLPDDFQARMYERLAETGTVEATAAVVNAFPADRLVTVLVGDAAEIAEPVRALGIGEVTVVSA, encoded by the coding sequence ATGCAGTTCCACCCGCAGCCCCGGCCCGGCACGGCCACCCCGTGGAACTTCCCGGCCCCCGGCCGCGACCGGCTGCCCAACGGCCTGACCGTGCTGCGCTGCCACCGCCCCGGCCAGCAGGTCGTCGCCGTCGAGGTCAGCCTCGCGGCCCCGCTGGAGGCCGAGCCGGCCGGCCTGGACGGCGTGGCCACGATCATGGCCCGCGCCTTCTCCGAGGGCACGGACAAGCTCAGCGCCGAGGACTTCACGGCCGAGCTGGAGCGCTGCGGCGCCACCCTGGACGCCCACGCCGACCACCCCGGCGTACGGCTCTCCCTGGAGGTCCCGGCCTCCCGGCTGACCAAGGCCCTGGGCCTGCTCGCCGACGCCCTGCGCGCCCCGGCCTTCCCCGACAACGAGATCGAGCGCCTCGTCCGCAACCGCCTCGACGAGATCCCGCACGAGCTCGCCAACCCGGCCCGCCGGGCCGCCATGGCGCTCTCCGCCGAGCTCTTCCCGGCCGACTCGCGGATGTCCCGGCCGCGGCAGGGCACGGAGGAGACGGTCGAGCGCATCGACGCGGCCTCCGTGCGGGCCTTCTACGAGGCGCATGTGCGCCCGGCCACCGCCACCGCCGTGGTCGTGGGCGACCTGACCGGCGTCGACCTGGACCAGGCCCTGGCCGACACCCTCGGCGCCTGGACGGGCTCCCCGGCCGAGCCCCGGCCCGTCCCGCCCGTCTCCGCCGACGACACCGGCCGCGTCGTCATCGTGGACCGCCCGGGCGCCGTCCAGACGCAGCTCCTCATCGGCCGCGTCGGCGCCGACCGGCATGCCAGCGTCTGGCCCGCGCAGGTGCTCGGCACGTACTGCCTCGGCGGCACCCTGACCTCCCGTCTGGACCGTGTGCTGCGCGAGGAGAAGGGCTACACCTACGGCGTCCGCTCGTTCGGCCAGGTGCTGCGGTCCGCCCCCGACGGCACCGGGGCCGCGATGCTCGCCATCAGCGGCTCCGTGGACACCCCCAACACCGGCCCGGCGCTGGCGGACCTGTGGACGGTGCTGCGCACCCTCGCCGCCGAGGGGCTGACCGACGCCGAGCGCGACGTCGCCGTGCAGAACCTGGTGGGTGTCGCGCCGCTCAAGTACGAGACAGCGGCGGCCGTCGCGGGCACGCTGGCCGACCAGGTCGAGCAGTACCTCCCGGACGACTTCCAGGCCCGGATGTACGAACGCCTCGCGGAGACCGGGACGGTGGAGGCCACCGCGGCCGTCGTGAACGCCTTCCCGGCCGACCGCCTGGTCACCGTGCTCGTCGGGGACGCCGCGGAGATCGCCGAGCCCGTCCGGGCGCTCGGCATCGGCGAGGTGACGGTCGTTTCCGCCTGA
- a CDS encoding M23 family metallopeptidase — protein MAFTRATGKHRRPSRAVRVGANVAGIATLSAAGVVAGVAAPAFAASPEEAPRVQDTGLTQAVVISDHVADSVDEQAQMQRGVAEQDAATQKAEDAAKAQAALIKKRADEAKRKAEAERAEKERAAREEERKRLNTFVMPIAGSFVSTQYHASSGLWSSGSHTGVDFHAGEGTSVQAVGAGTVVEAGWGGAYGNNIVIKHNDGTYTQYGHLSSIGVSVGQTVTPGQQIGLSGSTGNVTGPHLHFEARTAPTYGSDIDPVAYLRSHGVNI, from the coding sequence ATGGCGTTCACCCGTGCCACCGGGAAGCACCGTCGTCCGAGCCGTGCCGTACGTGTCGGCGCCAACGTCGCCGGCATAGCCACCCTGAGCGCCGCGGGCGTCGTCGCCGGTGTCGCCGCTCCGGCCTTCGCCGCCTCTCCGGAGGAGGCGCCCCGCGTGCAGGACACCGGCCTCACCCAGGCCGTCGTCATCTCCGACCACGTGGCCGACAGCGTGGACGAGCAGGCCCAGATGCAGCGCGGCGTGGCCGAGCAGGACGCCGCCACCCAGAAGGCCGAGGACGCGGCCAAGGCGCAGGCCGCCCTGATCAAGAAGCGTGCCGACGAGGCCAAGCGCAAGGCCGAGGCCGAGCGCGCCGAGAAGGAGCGCGCGGCCCGCGAGGAGGAGCGCAAGCGCCTCAACACCTTCGTGATGCCGATCGCCGGCTCCTTCGTCTCCACCCAGTACCACGCCTCCAGCGGCCTGTGGTCCTCCGGCAGCCACACCGGTGTCGACTTCCACGCCGGCGAGGGCACCAGCGTCCAGGCCGTGGGCGCCGGCACCGTCGTCGAGGCCGGCTGGGGCGGCGCCTACGGCAACAACATCGTCATCAAGCACAACGACGGCACCTACACCCAGTACGGCCACCTCTCGTCGATCGGCGTCAGCGTCGGCCAGACCGTCACCCCGGGCCAGCAGATCGGCCTCTCCGGTTCCACCGGCAACGTCACCGGCCCGCACCTGCACTTCGAGGCCCGCACTGCGCCCACCTACGGCTCGGACATCGACCCGGTCGCGTACCTGCGTTCGCACGGCGTCAACATCTGA